Proteins encoded within one genomic window of Empedobacter falsenii:
- a CDS encoding GlmU family protein: MNIVLFDGEEWEDFLPLTFTRPVAALRMGILSFAERWEKILNTEVSYQTKPYLQEKFPAKLQTENTFINPTFFPNEKLIEAIKDLKPNQTLIFDNQLVAVKSTEETPKITSDVIQFEDEVIHLQHSWDMFTYNFQAIEFDFDLVTKGRTSQPISATNQVLAPEKIFIEEGAKVEFSILNASEGPIYIGKDAEIMEGSMIRGGLALCEHAKINMGAKIYAGCTIGPFCKVGGELNNSILTAYSNKGHDGFLGNSVIGEWCNLGADTNNSNLKNNYAEVKLWSYNQKRFVKTGLQFCGLIMGDYAKSAINTQFNTGTVVGVCANVFQSGFPPNMIKHYSWGGQSNAPVFNFDKACEAAEKMMERRKIAFTLADKRILEHIFNLNNN; this comes from the coding sequence ATGAACATAGTTCTTTTTGATGGCGAAGAATGGGAAGATTTTTTGCCCCTAACATTTACAAGACCTGTAGCAGCCCTAAGAATGGGAATATTGAGTTTTGCAGAACGTTGGGAAAAAATACTAAATACAGAGGTTTCTTATCAAACGAAACCTTATTTGCAAGAAAAATTTCCTGCTAAACTTCAAACAGAAAATACATTTATCAACCCAACTTTTTTTCCGAATGAAAAATTAATTGAAGCGATAAAGGATTTAAAACCAAATCAAACCCTAATTTTTGACAATCAACTTGTAGCAGTTAAATCAACTGAAGAAACTCCAAAAATCACATCAGACGTTATTCAATTTGAAGATGAAGTAATACATCTACAACATTCTTGGGATATGTTTACATACAATTTTCAAGCAATTGAATTTGATTTTGATTTAGTTACAAAAGGAAGAACTTCTCAACCAATATCAGCAACCAACCAAGTTTTAGCTCCCGAAAAAATATTTATTGAAGAAGGTGCGAAAGTTGAATTTTCTATTTTGAATGCATCAGAAGGTCCAATTTATATCGGAAAAGATGCCGAAATTATGGAAGGTTCTATGATTCGTGGCGGATTAGCTTTATGCGAGCATGCAAAAATAAATATGGGTGCAAAAATATACGCTGGTTGTACGATTGGTCCTTTTTGTAAAGTTGGTGGTGAATTAAATAATTCAATCTTAACAGCATATTCAAATAAAGGACATGATGGGTTTTTAGGGAATTCTGTAATTGGAGAATGGTGCAATTTAGGCGCGGATACAAATAACTCAAACTTGAAAAATAATTATGCAGAAGTAAAGTTATGGAGTTATAACCAAAAAAGATTTGTAAAAACAGGTTTGCAATTTTGTGGTTTAATAATGGGCGATTATGCTAAATCTGCAATCAATACACAATTTAATACTGGTACAGTTGTTGGAGTTTGTGCGAACGTTTTTCAATCAGGTTTTCCACCAAATATGATTAAACATTATAGTTGGGGTGGACAATCAAACGCTCCTGTTTTTAATTTTGATAAAGCTTGTGAAGCTGCAGAAAAAATGATGGAAAGAAGAAAAATTGCTTTTACACTTGCTGATAAAAGAATTTTAGAACATATTTTTAATTTAAATAATAACTAA
- a CDS encoding aminotransferase class I/II-fold pyridoxal phosphate-dependent enzyme, with the protein MDIFERLKQNPGPLGQFADYGEGYYVFPQLKGEIGPVMEFQGKKVITWSINNYLGLANHPEVRKADADAAAQYGMAYPMGARAMSGQTDYHAQLEQELADFVQKESAYLMNFGYQGMVSTIDALVSKNDVIVYDAECHACIVDGVRLHFGKRFIYQHNNIESFEKTIIRARKLADKQGGGILVITEGVFGMTGKQGILKEIAAYKDEYKFRLLVDDAHGFGTLGKTGAGAGEEQGCQDKIDIYFSTFAKSMAGFGAFIAGNKDIIRILKYNLRSQIFAKSLTMPMVIGGLKRLELLRSQPELKDKLWHNVEKIQKGLEERGFDIGGSNTCVTPIVLNGSPIEATVLAKEMREEYGIFVSVVVYPVIPKGMIIFRIIPTAAHEDEHIEYTLNSFAEIKDKLADGYYKRKAEELNVDFVQY; encoded by the coding sequence ATGGACATTTTTGAACGTTTAAAACAGAACCCTGGACCATTAGGTCAATTCGCTGATTATGGTGAAGGTTATTATGTTTTTCCACAGTTAAAAGGAGAAATTGGACCCGTAATGGAATTCCAAGGTAAAAAAGTAATTACTTGGTCAATCAATAACTACTTAGGTTTAGCTAATCACCCAGAAGTTCGTAAAGCGGATGCTGATGCTGCGGCACAATATGGTATGGCTTATCCAATGGGAGCTCGTGCAATGTCTGGTCAAACAGATTATCACGCTCAATTAGAGCAAGAATTGGCTGATTTCGTTCAAAAAGAATCTGCTTATTTAATGAATTTCGGGTACCAAGGTATGGTATCTACAATTGATGCTTTAGTATCTAAAAATGATGTAATCGTTTATGATGCTGAATGTCATGCTTGTATTGTTGATGGTGTTCGTTTACACTTTGGTAAACGTTTTATTTATCAACACAATAATATCGAGAGTTTCGAAAAAACAATTATTCGTGCACGTAAATTAGCTGACAAACAAGGCGGTGGAATTTTAGTGATTACAGAAGGTGTTTTCGGAATGACAGGTAAACAAGGAATCTTGAAAGAGATTGCAGCTTACAAAGACGAATACAAATTCCGTTTATTGGTAGACGATGCACATGGTTTTGGTACTTTAGGTAAAACTGGAGCTGGAGCTGGAGAGGAGCAAGGTTGTCAAGATAAGATTGATATCTATTTCTCAACTTTCGCAAAATCTATGGCAGGTTTCGGAGCATTTATCGCTGGTAACAAAGATATTATCCGTATTTTAAAATATAATTTACGTTCTCAAATTTTCGCTAAATCATTGACAATGCCAATGGTAATCGGAGGTTTAAAACGTCTTGAATTGTTACGTTCTCAACCAGAACTTAAAGATAAGTTATGGCACAATGTAGAAAAAATTCAGAAAGGATTAGAAGAAAGAGGATTTGATATTGGAGGTTCTAACACGTGTGTTACACCAATCGTATTGAATGGTTCTCCTATCGAAGCGACTGTATTAGCGAAAGAAATGCGTGAAGAATATGGTATTTTCGTTTCTGTAGTGGTTTATCCAGTTATTCCAAAAGGAATGATTATTTTCCGTATTATCCCAACTGCTGCTCACGAAGACGAGCACATCGAATATACGTTAAACTCATTTGCTGAGATTAAAGATAAATTAGCTGACGGATATTACAAACGCAAAGCAGAAGAATTGAATGTTGATTTTGTTCAATACTAA
- a CDS encoding PLP-dependent cysteine synthase family protein: protein MTGKYKNVLELIGDTPLVQLNRINQDIPGEVYAKLECYNPGHSTKDRIALHIIEEAEKNGLLKPGATIVETTSGNTGFAVAMVAIVKGYKCILAVSDKTKAEKISFLKAMGAKVFLCPANVPADDPRSYYEVAKRIAAETPNSLYINQYFNQGNTEAHYLTTGPEIWNQTEGKITHLIGCTGTGGTLTGSARYIKEQNPDVKIIGVDAYGSILKGYHETGKIDQNDIYPYRIEGMGKNLVPGALDFEMVDSFIKVTDEEAAYRTREIALKEGIMAGYTSGAATQAYKQLAEAGEFDENSLVVILYPDHGSRYMTKVFSDDWMAEQGFTNSRLNGLEARATVERIK, encoded by the coding sequence ATGACTGGTAAATATAAAAACGTTTTAGAGTTAATTGGAGATACTCCATTAGTTCAATTAAACAGAATTAACCAAGACATTCCAGGCGAAGTTTATGCAAAGTTAGAATGTTACAATCCTGGACATTCAACAAAAGACAGAATAGCTTTACATATTATAGAAGAGGCTGAAAAAAATGGTCTATTAAAACCTGGTGCTACGATTGTAGAAACAACTTCAGGTAACACTGGATTTGCTGTAGCTATGGTGGCTATCGTAAAAGGGTACAAATGTATCTTAGCGGTATCGGATAAAACAAAGGCAGAAAAGATTTCATTCTTGAAAGCGATGGGAGCAAAAGTATTTTTGTGCCCTGCGAATGTACCTGCTGATGATCCAAGATCATATTACGAAGTAGCAAAACGTATTGCTGCGGAAACGCCAAATTCTCTTTATATTAATCAATATTTTAATCAAGGGAATACAGAAGCTCACTATTTAACAACAGGTCCTGAAATCTGGAATCAAACAGAGGGTAAAATTACTCACCTAATCGGTTGTACAGGTACAGGAGGAACTTTGACAGGTAGTGCACGTTATATAAAAGAGCAAAACCCAGATGTAAAAATCATCGGAGTTGATGCTTATGGATCAATCTTGAAAGGTTATCACGAAACTGGTAAAATTGATCAAAATGATATCTATCCTTACAGAATCGAAGGAATGGGAAAAAATTTGGTTCCTGGAGCTTTAGATTTTGAAATGGTTGATTCTTTTATCAAAGTGACAGACGAAGAAGCTGCTTATCGCACAAGAGAAATTGCTTTGAAAGAAGGAATTATGGCAGGATATACTTCTGGTGCTGCTACACAAGCATATAAACAATTGGCTGAAGCTGGAGAATTTGACGAAAATTCTTTAGTTGTAATTTTGTATCCAGACCACGGATCACGTTATATGACAAAAGTCTTTAGTGATGATTGGATGGCAGAGCAAGGCTTTACAAATAGCAGACTCAATGGTTTAGAAGCTCGAGCAACAGTCGAAAGAATCAAATAA